The proteins below come from a single Holdemania massiliensis genomic window:
- a CDS encoding response regulator transcription factor — MNRILVVDDDKEIQTALHLVSRNEDFQLISAFSIEQARQLLNSTQFDLILLDIMLPDGNGFDLLQTIRDFKITTPVLCLSSKDDEAFKVAGLGIGADDYMTKPFSVSLLKSKIKALIRRSTVYAQPAAMLSCGDFIYDPQKMIIRQNDRELDLTSKELQVLRLFLEHPNQVFTKEQIYFQVWNNNVVDDNTITVYIKRLRNKIEKDPSSPQHLITVWGIGYKFKL, encoded by the coding sequence ATGAATCGTATACTCGTTGTGGATGATGACAAAGAAATACAGACCGCCTTACACCTCGTCAGCCGAAATGAAGATTTTCAGCTGATCAGTGCTTTCAGTATTGAACAGGCTCGCCAGCTTTTGAATTCAACACAGTTTGATCTGATTTTGTTGGATATCATGCTGCCGGACGGGAATGGTTTTGATCTGCTTCAAACGATTCGGGATTTTAAAATAACAACGCCCGTACTCTGTCTTTCCAGCAAAGATGACGAAGCGTTTAAAGTCGCAGGACTGGGAATTGGCGCCGATGATTATATGACTAAACCGTTTTCTGTCAGCCTGCTTAAATCCAAGATCAAGGCGCTGATTCGCAGAAGCACCGTTTACGCACAGCCTGCCGCTATGCTTAGCTGCGGTGATTTCATCTATGATCCGCAGAAAATGATTATCCGTCAAAACGATCGGGAACTTGATTTGACCTCCAAGGAGCTTCAGGTTTTGCGGCTTTTCCTGGAACATCCCAACCAGGTATTCACTAAAGAACAGATTTATTTCCAGGTATGGAATAATAATGTTGTCGATGATAATACGATTACGGTTTATATTAAACGGCTGAGGAATAAAATTGAGAAGGATCCTTCTTCTCCGCAGCATTTGATCACCGTATGGGGGATCGGCTACAAATTCAAACTCTGA
- a CDS encoding DNA glycosylase AlkZ-like family protein — translation MDYTLTQKQACQFYVQWQGLSGPYRWHTKADILMLIHQLGCLQFDPIDICGRNADLVLQARVRGYRKQQLETLLYKDCQLIDALDKNMAIYPQRDYPKFARTRRRAMEYHRVTEQIETAIQAVKAFMQTHPVICSQDVNWNENLVWVWGRTASLAAVALEMMLYRGEVVIHHRQGTIRYYQLTEKRFPGLDPLSDPFPDETEYYAWRIERRIRALGLCWNRPSDAWLGIEKMKSAERQKAFELLLRQERIFPVNVEGWDQTLYAVRETRPFLENAREETSYRRRMEFLGPLDNALWDRRLIEQLFGFQYKWEIYTPKAQRKYDSYVLPVLWGERFVGRIALESKPAEKKLIVKQFWREPQIRDSQALRTALDRTLDRFMRFHECEIIERNE, via the coding sequence ATGGACTATACATTAACTCAGAAGCAAGCTTGTCAATTCTATGTGCAGTGGCAAGGATTGTCGGGACCTTATCGTTGGCATACTAAAGCTGATATTTTGATGTTGATTCATCAATTGGGCTGCCTCCAATTCGATCCGATTGATATCTGCGGACGTAATGCTGATTTGGTGCTGCAGGCCAGGGTTCGCGGATACCGTAAACAGCAGTTGGAAACGTTATTATACAAAGATTGTCAGCTAATTGATGCCCTCGATAAAAACATGGCGATTTATCCACAAAGGGATTATCCTAAATTTGCCCGAACACGTCGAAGAGCGATGGAATATCATCGTGTGACTGAACAAATTGAAACTGCGATTCAAGCTGTAAAAGCTTTTATGCAGACCCATCCGGTTATTTGTTCTCAAGATGTGAATTGGAACGAAAATCTGGTTTGGGTATGGGGAAGAACAGCTTCGCTGGCGGCTGTGGCTTTGGAAATGATGCTTTATCGGGGTGAGGTGGTGATTCACCATCGTCAGGGAACAATTCGATACTATCAGCTGACAGAAAAACGATTTCCCGGATTAGATCCACTATCCGATCCTTTTCCTGATGAAACAGAGTATTATGCTTGGCGGATTGAACGTCGGATTCGTGCCTTAGGCTTATGCTGGAACCGTCCTTCCGACGCCTGGCTGGGAATAGAGAAAATGAAAAGTGCTGAGCGGCAGAAAGCATTTGAGCTCTTATTGAGACAAGAACGGATCTTTCCGGTTAACGTTGAAGGATGGGATCAGACGCTTTATGCAGTAAGGGAAACACGCCCCTTTCTGGAAAATGCACGTGAGGAAACCTCGTATCGCAGACGTATGGAATTTCTGGGCCCGCTGGACAATGCCTTATGGGACCGTCGGCTGATCGAGCAGCTGTTTGGTTTCCAATATAAATGGGAAATTTATACACCGAAAGCGCAGCGAAAGTATGACAGTTATGTGCTGCCTGTTTTGTGGGGAGAACGCTTTGTCGGCCGAATTGCACTGGAAAGCAAACCGGCAGAGAAAAAATTGATTGTAAAGCAATTCTGGCGGGAGCCGCAGATCCGTGACAGTCAAGCGCTGCGGACAGCTTTAGATCGGACATTGGATCGATTTATGCGGTTTCATGAATGTGAGATAATCGAAAGAAATGAATAA
- a CDS encoding PD-(D/E)XK nuclease family transposase: MSEISNYPHKQVPKQDSVSLLTPASPHQRQNILDYRDNDVFRYTFGSEDEKSRRIRIAYLSDLLQCRLIRADIKNTEPMKDHSNEKGVRFDLLLETEDDEGTIQLVNLEIQNYQMSDSLSHRSQGYLARMIVDQMTIGDRYDFDPVVQIMITNHISQVKKGYEGYLHPHRFFHEISGEWMLKEQGRILWVEMDKLVNLEKKPIEEWRISDKIHYMIRFSHVEKKQEIIQKLIEKEEIIAMMEEKKRDFLRDTSLAIARMRAKFDELDEQRVYEKGIAKGKLEGKLEGQRALIQLVLGQRMKLSEAEAQQIDSLESEALEDFILQLDKIQTPEDLQRQMAAINQKDQINQALTFVSPLD, from the coding sequence ATGTCGGAAATATCCAATTATCCTCACAAACAAGTGCCAAAGCAAGATTCTGTTTCATTACTAACACCTGCCTCACCTCATCAGCGTCAGAATATCCTTGATTATCGTGATAATGATGTCTTTCGATACACCTTCGGCTCGGAAGATGAAAAATCGCGAAGAATCAGGATTGCGTATCTGTCCGATCTGCTTCAGTGCCGGCTTATTCGAGCGGACATTAAGAATACGGAGCCGATGAAAGATCACAGTAATGAAAAAGGGGTTCGATTTGATTTGCTGCTCGAAACGGAAGACGATGAAGGAACGATTCAGCTGGTGAATCTGGAAATTCAGAATTATCAGATGAGTGATTCCCTGTCGCATCGCTCTCAGGGGTATCTGGCCAGAATGATTGTGGATCAGATGACCATAGGTGATCGGTATGATTTTGATCCGGTAGTTCAGATCATGATTACCAATCATATTTCGCAAGTAAAAAAGGGCTACGAGGGTTATCTTCATCCTCACCGATTTTTTCACGAAATCAGTGGGGAATGGATGTTAAAAGAACAAGGCAGGATTCTATGGGTGGAGATGGATAAACTGGTGAATTTGGAGAAAAAGCCGATAGAAGAATGGCGGATATCGGATAAAATTCACTACATGATTCGGTTTAGCCACGTGGAAAAGAAGCAGGAAATCATTCAGAAATTAATTGAAAAGGAGGAAATCATAGCGATGATGGAAGAGAAGAAAAGAGATTTTTTAAGGGATACGAGTTTAGCGATCGCCAGAATGCGGGCTAAATTTGACGAACTGGATGAACAAAGAGTCTACGAGAAAGGAATTGCTAAAGGAAAACTAGAAGGAAAGTTGGAAGGTCAGCGAGCCTTGATTCAATTAGTGTTAGGTCAGCGGATGAAACTCAGCGAGGCTGAAGCGCAACAGATTGACAGTTTAGAGTCAGAAGCTCTTGAAGATTTTATACTGCAGTTGGATAAGATCCAGACACCGGAGGATTTACAGCGGCAGATGGCTGCCATTAATCAGAAAGATCAGATAAATCAAGCTTTAACCTTTGTATCTCCACTGGATTAA
- a CDS encoding HAD family hydrolase, with amino-acid sequence MKATKLALMYDFDKTLSPKDMQEFSFIPSLGIEPAQFWSEVTALAESQKMDGILTYMYMMLNKANLMGQPIRRSDFVALGKNVKLYPGVEKWFGRINEYGRQHNIEVEHFIISSGLTEIIEGTSIAKEFKKIYACKYCYNASGVAVWPATVVNYTTKTQYIFRINKGVLDENNDNDLNRYTPDQLRDIPFTNMIYIGDGLTDVPCMKLVTVNGGKSIAVFGKGSDKKKATAQQLVADHRADFIAPADYSENRELDKIVKSIIDYTEARIQMERLMKKTPQKEK; translated from the coding sequence TTGAAGGCAACGAAACTAGCTCTGATGTACGATTTTGACAAGACCTTATCGCCGAAGGACATGCAGGAATTCAGTTTCATTCCATCCTTAGGCATTGAACCGGCCCAGTTTTGGAGTGAAGTCACCGCTTTGGCCGAGAGTCAGAAGATGGACGGAATTCTGACGTATATGTATATGATGCTGAACAAGGCGAATCTGATGGGACAACCCATTCGCCGGAGTGATTTTGTCGCTTTAGGCAAGAATGTGAAGTTGTATCCCGGTGTGGAAAAGTGGTTTGGGCGAATTAACGAATATGGCCGGCAGCATAATATTGAGGTTGAGCATTTTATCATTTCTTCCGGTTTGACTGAAATTATTGAAGGGACTTCGATTGCGAAGGAATTCAAGAAGATTTATGCCTGCAAGTATTGCTACAATGCCAGCGGTGTTGCAGTTTGGCCAGCTACAGTTGTCAATTACACGACGAAAACGCAGTATATCTTTCGCATCAACAAGGGCGTGCTGGATGAAAACAATGATAATGATCTTAACCGGTATACACCGGATCAGCTGCGTGATATTCCCTTTACCAATATGATTTATATTGGTGATGGATTAACCGATGTCCCGTGTATGAAGCTGGTGACGGTCAATGGCGGCAAGTCCATTGCGGTATTTGGCAAGGGCTCAGATAAGAAGAAAGCGACTGCGCAGCAGCTGGTAGCTGACCATCGAGCGGATTTTATTGCGCCGGCGGATTACAGCGAAAATCGGGAGCTGGATAAAATTGTGAAGAGCATTATTGATTACACGGAAGCTCGGATACAGATGGAGCGGCTGATGAAAAAAACACCGCAAAAAGAAAAATAG